Genomic DNA from Hordeum vulgare subsp. vulgare chromosome 2H, MorexV3_pseudomolecules_assembly, whole genome shotgun sequence:
TTTGAGGGTTGCTTCGTACAGGTTGTGAAGCGCAAGGCCAGGTAGCATGTCTGGGTGCATGGCCATGAGGAACATGAGATGCTCGGAAAGCGCACTGATCGCGTCGGCAAGCGTCCCTTGCTTCTCCCCACGGATGATGAAAATTTTTGTGGCAATGTGCCACGCAAGGATGTCCTCCTGGAACTCACGGCCAAAGGCCAGAAGGAATTTCTCCTCCTGATCATTGGTGGTAATTTTCTTCTTATACTTTTTCGCTATCACATCAGCCCATAACGTCTTATATCTATTGACTGTCTCCTGGCCCCAGGACATCATGATGTCCTTCATTGTGATGGAGTAGCCGTCGTCCTTCTCGTTCTCGTATGATGACTTGAGTACTTCCGTTACCCTTTCAAACACCAATTGTTTGACATCTTGTGAAAGCTTGTGTCCTTTTGAGCGCTGGTATTTTTTCCAAAACTCTTCCAATCCAACCACCTGCGCCACCTTGCCCCATCTACCGATCTTCCGAGTGCACTCTTGCAGCAAGCCGTACTGCCCAACGGTGCCGGACCACCTTCTGTAGTTGCTCGGACTCCTTGGACAACCAGTGAGGCGCAGCAGCTGCCTCCAAAGATCCAGAGAAACAACGAAATGACGGAGCTGGAGCCATTTCCCAGAGCACAAAACGGCATGTCCAAGCCATCGACATGGCCTGCTGACCTGCAGGAAAGCATGCGTCCATGTCGACCCAAGTGCCCTCAGCAGCCATCTGGTATCAAGAAGGAGGGTAGCCAACAGCAAGATATAGGTGATAATCACATCTGCTGTGGTCTGGCCTTCTTTGTTGTAGTAGAACCCAAACAGCACAGTTGCAGCGCCAATGGCAAACGGCGAGGCGAAACGGATGATGTATCCAACTCCATATGAGCCGTGGATGACGGCCGCCTTGGTGTAGAGGATGTCGTACATGAGTGACAGCTCCATCTCCACCACCTTGCACATATTCTCCCAACTCAAACTGAATATTTTCCTGCTTGTATCAAGCTCATAATCATTGTCAGTTGACTCCGCGTTCACCGAAGAATCAGCCATGGCTCGCTTGCAGAATGGGAGCATGACGTGTGCGACCATCAGGGCTTCCTCGTCGTCAAGCTGATCATCCATTCCCTTTGTGATCAGTGAGCCTGAATCCAAGCCAGGAGAAGCACAAGCAGTGAACAATTCACTTGGTTTGTTCTTGCTTGAGGGCCTGATGTTGCCCAAGTGACCTTGACGTAGGGCGCACACCCTCTCTGCATACTTGGCAGCGCCGACAACCAAAACGATGATGGACGCCGGAATCAAGGCTCCAGCACCGCTACCGGGGTACGAGTGCTTGTATAGGACATAGCTCGCTCCCACAACCCGCGAGAGCGCGAGTAGGGCTTCACGCCAGTAGAGTGCATTGTCCTCCAGGGAGAAGCCACTCATGTTGTCTGGGCCACCAAGATTGTGCACTAGAAACGTCGCCCAGAACGCAAGTAGATGCTGCCGCCGCGACATAGTTTTGCCACAGGGGGAGATGTTGTTGAGGGCATACGGCGCGACCCAGTTGGCCAGCTGGTACGCCCCCCAAAGGATCAGCATCCAGAAACCAGAGGCTGTACGCCGGCGGATGCTGGCAAGAAGCATGATGAGAATATGCGCGGTGAAGCTCAAAAGGACAGCTCCCGGGATCTCCCAGAAACTCATCAACTGCACCACCCGGTAACTTACCTGTCCTGGATCTTCCATGCATGAACTGGTCTCACACACTCAATCTCCAGTGCTGAAATCAACATGATATACATGATCAGATATCAGATAGATATGCAATTTAACTAGTCACATAGTCAAAATGCATCTACAAGACTACAACTAGCTAGCTAATTGAATGATCCATGCATCTACATGCttgagagagaaggacgagccaaGGTCTAAGATAACATACCGGCCGGCGTGCAGGTCGGATGGTCGATCGCTCGATGAATTGAGCTCTTTCAGTAACGAGTGTGTACAAGAAGTAATGAAGCTACTAGCTACCTTAAACAAGGGAGCTGCCCCATGAAGACGGTCTGGTTAATATTAAACCGTTCAACTAGCTGCGTACTAGTACCCTAACTGTTGCATGTGCAAATGTGCAAGCATGTGCAGTCTGTTATAAGGCTAGCTAGCAGAACATCCATCCTTATCTTCACACAAAGAACTGTAATTCGAACCTCATAATTCAGCATGTTTCTTTTATCATACAATTGCACAATCGCACATCTTTTTTACTAGACTGTACAATTCTTAAACACCTCTAGTAAAAAGAGACGTACAGAATTACGTAGACTTTGAAAACATTATTATTAAGCATTGTATTAGAGAGTCGAATTATGTAGTTCATGAGTTAGCCAGATGCAGACGGGTGAATAACCCTTCTGTTTAGGATAACACTCCTTCAAACTTTACTGTGAAATTCCTAGCGGACTATGTAATAGTTATTtcgaaaaaaaaatcaacaaagGACTATGCAATAGTTATTTGATAAATATAGTGTATTCCCATAAAAAAGACAGTGGCAGAATTCCGTACATTTTTTTAATTGGTGATTCTGATAGGTACCGACACATGATTGCATATTAACAATTGTGCGAGGGCCAATGTATCATTCACATAGTGGTATTCGTATGTAATTTGATGTGGGGGCATTGGGATCTCGCGGCTCGCCCCACCTGCGCCCCCGCGCCACCCCGCCCACACCCTAGCTGCCGTCAGGGGAGGGTCGTGTCACGGCAGCAGGATCCAACAAATCTGGAGACACGCACCGCGCCGTCATCGGATCCCGTCTCCGCCCCCACTCCCGCTTCGCCGCTACCGGAGGGGACGCCGACGAAGCCGCGCGCGCCCCGgggatggtggcggcggggcccCTCGCGTCGGCCCTCGGGCTCTGACGGCAGCGCCCCGCGTCGACGGTTGCGGGATCCGGTGTGATCTCGCcaatcggcggcggcggagggcggaTCTGGGGCTCCATGACCGGATCTGACGGGGCACTCGGCCCTGGTGGTAGGGAGCGGCAGCCGGGCGCGACTGCGCTGGTCGGTTGGGCACGAGCAGTGTCCAGGCCGCGCGGTGCAGTGGCCTTTGCTGGGGGTTGTGATGGTGTGTGGCGGCCATGCTCAGCGGTCGGTGGCGGTGGATATCCAGCGCAGCTCCGGGAGAAATTCTTGCTCCGGTCTTCATCGGAGTCGCGACGGCGACGCCCGCGGGTGCCGCTATCTTTCTTGAAAGCGTCGTTGTGGAAGTGTGTTGTTCCCCTTCGTCGGCCGCTGCCCGCACCGCCACCTGCGTCCCCCAGATCCTGATCTGTGGGCCTCTCTCCTGCGGATTGACGGTGCCGGCGTGGTTGCCGGGGCCCTTCCTGCGggtgaagccggtggaggagattcggattgggggaaacccctcGGTTGGCCGAGGC
This window encodes:
- the LOC123429073 gene encoding uncharacterized protein LOC123429073 isoform X2, yielding MLILWGAYQLANWVAPYALNNISPCGKTMSRRQHLLAFWATFLVHNLGGPDNMSGFSLEDNALYWREALLALSRVVGASYVLYKHSYPGSGAGALIPASIIVLVVGAAKYAERVCALRQGHLGNIRPSSKNKPSELFTACASPGLDSGSLITKGMDDQLDDEEALMVAHVMLPFCKRAMADSSVNAESTDNDYELDTSRKIFSLSWENMCKVVEMELSLMYDILYTKAAVIHGSYGVGYIIRFASPFAIGAATVLFGFYYNKEGQTTADVIITYILLLATLLLDTRWLLRALGSTWTHAFLQVSRPCRWLGHAVLCSGKWLQLRHFVVSLDLWRQLLRLTGCPRSPSNYRRWSGTVGQYGLLQECTRKIGRWGKVAQVVGLEEFWKKYQRSKGHKLSQDVKQLVFERVTEVLKSSYENEKDDGYSITMKDIMMSWGQETVNRYKTLWADVIAKKYKKKITTNDQEEKFLLAFGREFQEDILAWHIATKIFIIRGEKQGTLADAISALSEHLMFLMAMHPDMLPGLALHNLYEATLKSLREVVDEEDISSSGKTGEEKLARILVNKENNDSEWGFAKKRKLLVDAAVIAVELLKADDLKMPELLELVFNIWVDKLLYAGTRCSRESHARQLGHGGDLTTIIWIMAEHAGPFRIGEERPYDDGDKSPGDKRPQEEKKKEDVKLKPKDAPEAEWWGLYPPPLYPTPGDEHVSNVLSWIDQPMPDRPPAATPTPSKPPKARRRRYATLYPV
- the LOC123429073 gene encoding uncharacterized protein LOC123429073 isoform X1, whose product is MEDPGQVSYRVVQLMSFWEIPGAVLLSFTAHILIMLLASIRRRTASGFWMLILWGAYQLANWVAPYALNNISPCGKTMSRRQHLLAFWATFLVHNLGGPDNMSGFSLEDNALYWREALLALSRVVGASYVLYKHSYPGSGAGALIPASIIVLVVGAAKYAERVCALRQGHLGNIRPSSKNKPSELFTACASPGLDSGSLITKGMDDQLDDEEALMVAHVMLPFCKRAMADSSVNAESTDNDYELDTSRKIFSLSWENMCKVVEMELSLMYDILYTKAAVIHGSYGVGYIIRFASPFAIGAATVLFGFYYNKEGQTTADVIITYILLLATLLLDTRWLLRALGSTWTHAFLQVSRPCRWLGHAVLCSGKWLQLRHFVVSLDLWRQLLRLTGCPRSPSNYRRWSGTVGQYGLLQECTRKIGRWGKVAQVVGLEEFWKKYQRSKGHKLSQDVKQLVFERVTEVLKSSYENEKDDGYSITMKDIMMSWGQETVNRYKTLWADVIAKKYKKKITTNDQEEKFLLAFGREFQEDILAWHIATKIFIIRGEKQGTLADAISALSEHLMFLMAMHPDMLPGLALHNLYEATLKSLREVVDEEDISSSGKTGEEKLARILVNKENNDSEWGFAKKRKLLVDAAVIAVELLKADDLKMPELLELVFNIWVDKLLYAGTRCSRESHARQLGHGGDLTTIIWIMAEHAGPFRIGEERPYDDGDKSPGDKRPQEEKKKEDVKLKPKDAPEAEWWGLYPPPLYPTPGDEHVSNVLSWIDQPMPDRPPAATPTPSKPPKARRRRYATLYPV